GTCAAGGCAAAAACTGTCATTGCCAACATATAGTCTTAGGTGACAAACTGTACATGTACTTTAATCAGCAGAGAGGTTGACCATATCCATATCAATTCATCAAGTCATTTAATTAAGTCTTTGAACAAGAGGCAACAGGCATAAACCAACCAACCTGATCAAAAGGAGGTTGTGGCTTTCCCCTACAAAAGTTCGAGAGAGTCCAGGTAGCATTTCTCAGCATTGACAGTTTAGCATGCTCATTCAACTGTGCCAATAAAGGAAGCAAAGCTCCATTTGCAAGAACCAGATCACGGCATTTAGGAGAATCACCAGCAACATTTCCCAGTGCCCACACAGCCTGTTCCAAAAGAGAAGGTGAGTAGAGTCAATTGATTATTTGATCACACACTTAACAAAACAGTCCAAGTTTCAACTAAGCAAGAACAGAGGTAAAAGAAAGCATAGTATCATCCACACTATACCTGCTCACGAACATCATCACTAGGAGAAGCAAGAAGTTTAACAAATATAGGGACGGCTCCGTGATCAACCACAACTTTAGTGTTCTCAGATGTCCCGGAAGCAATATTAGTAAGAGCCCACGCTGCTTCGAACTAGAATTGGtcaaacaattgaaaagttagCACCAAAGTTGAAAGAATGTTCACAAGAGTTGATTAACAATGGCATCTCTTAATACCTGGAGTTGAGGAAAATCCTCCCTCATTAGAAACTCAACAAACCGTGGAACAACTCCAGATTGTATAACTTCTTCAATTGGAGGGCTGCGTTCTGATGAAGTGGagtaaaatattataatttgcATATAAAAAGCAAACTACACTTTGCATAAAATGTTAGTTCTTATTGTGTAAGCCTCTCAACCACACAATAAAAGCAACTGCAGAACATGCACTATACAATGTAAAAAAAACTCACCAATAGAGAGTAATTTTCTAAATTGAGTAGTGGCCTCCAGTTGCAAGTTATTATCATCACTATATACACCACCAATCATGGAAGGCAAATGTTCCAGCTGATGTTATATATTAACAACAAAAAACTGTCAGGATAACAACTCCATGAACACGAGTATGATTACCATTAAAACATGCAAAAAGCATGAAAACAGTTTCACCATAGCATTTTCTCTTAATTcattagaaaatataaaattgatggGAATTAGCAATATCCACCGTGCTAGAACAATTTTTCAAACTACCTAGATAagtataatttttctttttaaaaaataaaattcctacAGGTCGACCTGGTTGCCAGCAATGGCATAATTAGATAGACAGACAGAAGTAACTATGTGAGTAGTTACCCACATCCAATTCCTTTTACTTTCCCATTCTAACAGAAGCAATCcaagttccaatataaacaATGCTAAAATGAAGGcttaaaaagaatcaaaataagGGAGCTCTCCCTCAAGATGCAACCTAGAAGACAACCAAACACTACATAGACCATATGTTCCTtttagcattaaaaaaaaaaaaaaagtatttctttCGATAGTCAAACTGATAAATGAATTCCAAGCGAAGCTGCTCTTCCAGTCATATCTAGTTCCCtcccaaagaaagaaaatccaaaagcTAGCAAAGATCACAGGTATAATTTCTCATATGCAACACATTCTTTTCCACTTTAGCTCTATAAACAACCAATCCTCATAACTGTCTCATGAGTTAACTACTCCAAACTAAATTGGGAGAGAAAAACAAGACCAAGCATATAGCTACAACAAGATTACAGGACCCCTCTCTAACGTGGCAAGGGAAAAGGTCATCTCCACATATCCCAGTTTACTAAAGATGATGGATGTCAATAAACCAAACTCAAAACGCAATAAAGTAGCTCACTTTTCAAGCCGTTTGTGTTCCTTACGTCCAATAGCTTAAGCCCCTTATGCAGTTAGTCACATTTTCAATGAGCTCAACACACATCTATGATGGTTCTTCGCTAACGCTTCAATCTATCAAGAATCGTGACCCAACTAGAATACACGAATAACATGCACAAGGTGATCGATGTCTTTATAATTCTGCGAATCTAATATTAAGATAAACCCAATTTCCATccgaacaaaacaaaaactccTTCCAGATGAAGGGCTTCATCACGAACAATCAAGCTCAATTAGAGGTCTCCAATTTACATCCCAGCGAGCCAAAAACCAACCTCCACATCAAACAACAAACGAAGCTACACAACCAGTCCCTATCCCGACACGGTCAGAATCATCACCCGATCAATCGGACAGAACCGCTCAATCAACCAGTCGCGAAATAAAGCAAAAAGCAAGCCGATTGCCAGCCCACACGAAACCCTAAACCATCACATCCAAAGGACGACGACGAGGGATTCTCTCACCTTCTTCTCGACGGCGGAAGAGTGGAGCGACGGCGCGGTCTGCTGCTGGGCCTGGAGGCCCTCCCGCCTCTTCTTCTGCAGGCTCTCCTCGCGCCGGTTCTTGCGAATCTCCACCATGTTGtcctccctccgccgccgcccctcCTCCGCGTCGACCGCCACCTTGTAGCGGTTCCGGCGGACCTCCGTCCTCGCGTTCGGCCGGAGCGACATCGTCGGGGCGGGGGATCGATCGGGGGCGCAGCCGAGGCGGTGGACCAGGGAAGGGGAGCGGGCAAaaccctagagagagaaagcgagagggTTTTAGAGAGGGTTGCGATCGGTCAGAGAGCGGGgaagagctagagagagaaagtgagtgAAGAGAAGAGGCTCGAAGGAGGATCTGCTTTATAGCGGAGCTCGTGCGAGTCGACGCCATGGAAATGAGATTGGGCCCCGATCGTAGCGGAACTACGGAAATGCCATtcgttttgaatttgaaaatatggggaaaaggtttttttttataacttttttcgAAAGGTCATAATATAATATACCATTTATTTTTCGGTCCACTGTTGAACAAATGATGTTTTTTATTCGAACCCCTATGTTATGTCCTTCATTAATGACTCCTCGAAATGAATTCAAGTACTAATTTCCAAGGAAAATTTCGAAATAAggcaagaaaaatcatttcagcTAAATTGGTAATAACATAATAAGGGATTAGGAAATTGCGTCTTAACAAGGTAATGCTTAAATATATAGATTTGTGAGATTATTTTAAAAGGATTGAGGAAAAGTAAATCGTTGGATGACACAAATTCTACGGGTCAAATACAATTTAAGGGGACTCTTTTTACTTCCCAATGAGAATTGAGCTCATACTCAtagtaggttttttttttctcaaataaatgcctaaaatgactaatttagtttcaaataagggtccaAACCACTTACTAGCAAAATCTTCATCCACGGCTTGTCCGGTGGATAAAATAGGGGCAAATTGGCTagataaaaaaaggaagaagaccaAATCCCTAAAAATAGAAAGCTCCCAAATTGTGGTTAGCTGGCCATTGCGCTGGAATTTTCATGTTTAGCTAATTAGAAGCAATAAATGATCAGAATATGCAGCCTCTCCATCATTCAAATTGGATCTCTATAAGCTGTTACCGTGACAAGCAATCCTTAAAGAAGACAGGAACTAATGCACAGATGCACTGTGCCAAGaaacttaaaaatatttgaacaGATTATGGTAATGGGTTTCTTTTCCGAAGGTGTCTATGGATTCAGACATTGCAgcaacaatgtttttttttttttttacctggGTAGATCCAACCacaatttaggactttttggtttttagggaTTTGGACAGTTTTTACCTGGTTCAACTCAGAAATTCTTGGACCAAATCACTCCTGCTTCAGTCGCCGGAACAAGTAGCGACGGGACAAGAGGTCTACAATTGATCCTTTTTTGTAAAAATGCTTCAATTTTATGTTTTCATATGGAAGATTCCCTTCACTTATGTGGACAATAAACTCAGGAAAATTGCAAGTAAGAACGAGTTTTTCATCGGAATGGCATGAAATTCATTGTCACGAACTATTGCAATGGAGCCACTCGAGCTTCTTCCAAACCGACTTTACTTGAGCCGATCTCGAGACTTGTCTTTAATTTCTTTGCAACGAAGAATACATGCAGAACAATTACGGCGCACGCGGTGTTGCTTGTGACTCAAGGCACTCTCTTGGAGAGAGATTTCCTCCTGCATTCCTTTTAACAGCAGCATTTCGCTGGCCTGCAAATATGAGACAGTTTCAATTCCAATCAAGACAGCACAAGCATAGACATCAACAATGGGAGGTGGATCAGCAGCAAAATCTAAAACCTATCACTCCTAAAAAATCTATGGAAATCTGAAGCATGTTAAATTATAAAGCTCTTGAGACACTGATTTTGAAGACATTAGACATATATTTCACATGATCTGACTGATCTATTGCACGACTCTTGTGAGTGGCCTTTCCTTTGAACTTCCTATGAATCTACAGCTTGATACAGAAGAAACTACTGCAAGGAAAACGGCCGAAATCTAATCGATCTACATACAGACAACAATGCCACATTCTTTTGGCAACCCTGCTCTGTAAGATACTATGAATTTACAACCTAATGCAGGAAGAAATAAACGAACGAACGGATAAAGCACAGCTGAATGACGTGTTTCTGCCCCCAAGATGCTTGCAGGGACAGGGATCACAGCGGATGCACTAAAAGATCCTCAGAATCTACATACACAGAAGGCGCGCCATTCTTCTGGCGGCCACATCGCGCCTGACTGATCCCCACTTGACCGCAGCTCGAATCTTGCACCAACCTGCCTTAGGCTTCATGCTTTTGTGGATATGGACACCGATGTctgggaaagaagaaaagatcccAACTTCAGCCTCACCCAGTGAATTGATGAATAAGCCATTTCCCGGCGTCcaaactgaagaagaagatgatgggaaACAGTATGATGATTCGACTTGTGAAACATTCATATCATTGGCTAAATTGCTGTTAAACTCGAGTGTCCTTTGTGAATTATACTGAGAATTGTTCTCTCCACTGTAGAGTCCCGTCCAGGCAGTTCCTGTCGTGAAACTACTTGCGGGAATTGGGTTAAAAGCTTGCCCTGGATAATAATCCTGTGAGATGGAAACTTCAAATTGCTGGCTCTGACTAGCGTCGCTGTTGTAAGATGTTGAAGCGGACGAAAGGTTGAATCCAGACAGTTGTCCTGCTGGATCTGCATAGATAACAAGggcttttagaaaaaaaaagaatttgtaaAGGCCTGAAAGAAATCACTTCAAAAGATAACCCTTTCAGGCTTTCAGCATCACAAAATCGTAACAAGTAAACTATCTCGCACCTTTGAAGTCTTCAATGCCTTGGTACAAAGACGGGAAATCAATGAGCGGCTCAATTGAACTTGAACCAATGATTGAATCTGATGTTGGCAAGCTACTCAAGGGCCTTGGTGGAGCAGCAATTGAAGATAAATTGATCCGTGCCCATCCGTTCAAATTCAAGTAAGCCTGCTGCTTTAAATTATGCACCAAATGCTGCAAGATAGATGAGGGGATCCTGTAAGAGATGTGATCACTCCAATAGCGACAAGAGTTCATCGGTGAAGATCACTAAAAGTAACATATATGCTGTGCTATTTGCTAAACTTGATAGAATGCCATATGCAGCACGCCACTGAAGGTTGTAGCTTTTCACCATACGAATTTGCAGTTGCTGAAATGAATCGAGAGGCACATCTATGTTTTTCAGATTGTCAAAACGCACCTTCTGATGAAAGGTCAAGTTTTCCAGTGGATGGTAATTTTGGCCATCAAAGGTTGCGCTGATGACTTTGTAGGTTGCATTGAACAAAAGCCCGGCACTCTGTGAGGCATCAAAATAGATGTACGCCTCATTATCATCTATGATGCAAGTCATCGCATGCCGATAAATTGCTTCCCATATCTTGTTCGACGGGTTACCTAGTGTCTGCAGTTTCAGCAACAgataatttaggtgtcattaAACTAAAGCTGCTCCACAAAAAGAATGATAGCCTGCAAGAAAGTTAAACTCCTCACCTTTCTTAGGGAATCTGAGTCCATTTCAAGTTTACGCAAGAAATCCTTGACGGTGAGAATTCCGACGGAAGCCAACCGAGATTGGAAGGTGCcgtcttttgatattttctcaaGGCGCCATACTTTATCTTTCAGGTTTGGAGGGTAATGTTTCTTGTAC
This region of Eucalyptus grandis isolate ANBG69807.140 chromosome 8, ASM1654582v1, whole genome shotgun sequence genomic DNA includes:
- the LOC104414660 gene encoding calmodulin-binding protein 60 C is translated as MGLKRPFPVEGEEGFGASKRRILGDIIGRFSENDIPHAIEPFVRRVVREEVERVFSRLQDPLQRPSFDPARSSVGEGGLQLRFVSQLKAEVFTSCKIQGEDGSPIKIELFDTRTNSIVRNGPLSSARVEVLVLDGDFGSDDREDWSETEFRAKIMREREGRRPLVVGERSITLQGGVGYLTNITFTDNSSWIKSRNFRLGAQIEQKFLAGVRIREGRSGKFVVKDHRGELYKKHYPPNLKDKVWRLEKISKDGTFQSRLASVGILTVKDFLRKLEMDSDSLRKTLGNPSNKIWEAIYRHAMTCIIDDNEAYIYFDASQSAGLLFNATYKVISATFDGQNYHPLENLTFHQKHLVHNLKQQAYLNLNGWARINLSSIAAPPRPLSSLPTSDSIIGSSSIEPLIDFPSLYQGIEDFKDPAGQLSGFNLSSASTSYNSDASQSQQFEVSISQDYYPGQAFNPIPASSFTTGTAWTGLYSGENNSQYNSQRTLEFNSNLANDMNVSQVESSYCFPSSSSSVWTPGNGLFINSLGEAEVGIFSSFPDIGVHIHKSMKPKAGWCKIRAAVKWGSVRRDVAARRMARLLCM